The following coding sequences lie in one Silvanigrella aquatica genomic window:
- a CDS encoding Cof-type HAD-IIB family hydrolase gives MGFHYKAIFVDLDGTLLNSQKKISKKNLDCLNSFIDSSISVVIATGRTIKSIKNVTQGLKINTPVITLNGSDIRNSIDGYSMLLNYIEDELKEAIFSMCRSVINGNLNYAIQNILVDTAHGFYCLHPNQIEVDEFSSHYDSYVKELDLDNPPKEAIVSFLFLLTPDSKRSAFLEEQSEILKIFNAKFCTFNGWPWIEIGSSHANKGAAMQYVCEYLGIQTKDVIAFGDGENDVEMLAQAGLGVAMANADVHALKIAKAKALSNDEDGVSDFLERLK, from the coding sequence ATGGGCTTTCATTATAAGGCGATATTTGTTGATCTTGATGGAACTTTATTAAATTCTCAAAAAAAGATTTCAAAAAAAAATCTAGATTGTTTAAATAGTTTCATTGATAGTAGTATTTCTGTAGTTATTGCAACGGGTAGAACAATCAAATCTATTAAAAATGTCACTCAAGGTTTAAAAATAAATACACCTGTAATTACACTCAATGGCAGTGATATTCGTAACAGTATTGATGGCTATTCCATGTTATTAAACTATATTGAAGACGAATTGAAAGAAGCTATTTTTTCTATGTGCAGAAGTGTTATAAATGGCAATTTAAATTATGCCATTCAAAATATACTTGTTGATACTGCGCATGGCTTTTATTGTTTGCATCCTAATCAAATCGAAGTGGATGAATTTTCAAGCCATTATGATTCCTATGTGAAAGAACTTGATTTGGATAACCCTCCTAAAGAGGCTATTGTTAGTTTTTTATTTCTGCTCACTCCCGATAGCAAGCGATCGGCATTTTTAGAGGAACAGTCTGAAATATTAAAAATATTTAATGCCAAATTTTGTACCTTTAATGGTTGGCCTTGGATTGAAATTGGTTCTTCTCATGCAAACAAAGGTGCTGCTATGCAATATGTTTGCGAATATCTTGGCATACAAACTAAGGATGTTATTGCCTTTGGTGATGGTGAAAATGACGTTGAAATGTTAGCACAAGCGGGTCTTGGTGTTGCCATGGCAAATGCAGATGTGCATGCTCTTAAAATTGCGAAGGCAAAAGCGCTTTCAAATGATGAAGATGGCGTGTCAGATTTTTTAGAACGACTTAAATAA
- the metG gene encoding methionine--tRNA ligase — MASAYRYFTTPIYYANGSPHAGHVYATILASILKTHYLQRGMEVQFLTGLDEHGEAVQDKAKELGIEPQKLVDDMSILWKNEFTRFGINNDIFIRTTDKNHVQNVKDILNYCHKKGDIYFGEHEGYYCIKCEGFLTSNERDENNHCLIHKRPTELRKEKNYFFRTSKYREQLKEFIAQGKITQQERYINELLAMLNSLEGDLSISRPKSRLNWGVELPFDSEHVAYVWFDALPNYVTGIGGLEVARSSQYWKNAHHILGKDILKFHGIFWPAMCLSLDIPLPKLLITGWLLKDSHKMSKSLGNIVSVDQILHYGKDMFVNYVFRATNPGDDIDISWKSYFERYNSDLANGIGNLLSRTLAMIEKYFSKEIPKFSSEYLLQEQKDIEEACKNAVFNVTRAFDDFKIADAINEIWNLVSLADKHIASQKPWDIAKNSDAESLAKLANILATSVGVLRVVGYLSYSFFPQKMNELLTSIGEDTTQMNQSFLKAQEFFAIHFGYVFEEIPKLFARVDIAAELEIVEPKKKLETKKIENKSEEKPSKKLDKEVKKQMDSEVKNPNSPITIQDFSKVEMRVGTVLSAEFVEGSDKLLKLIVSLGELGERQIFSGIREWVKPEEIVNYKVIIVCNLAPRKMRFGVSEGMMLSSETVDGKVSPILLPEYLKEGSVLS, encoded by the coding sequence ATGGCTTCTGCTTATCGATATTTTACAACTCCAATTTATTATGCAAATGGAAGCCCCCATGCTGGTCATGTTTATGCGACTATTTTAGCGAGTATTTTAAAAACTCATTATTTACAAAGAGGAATGGAAGTTCAATTTTTAACAGGACTCGATGAGCATGGTGAAGCCGTTCAAGATAAAGCAAAAGAGCTCGGTATTGAACCCCAAAAGCTTGTCGATGACATGTCTATTTTATGGAAAAATGAGTTTACCCGATTTGGAATTAATAATGATATTTTTATAAGAACAACAGATAAAAATCATGTGCAAAATGTTAAAGATATTCTAAATTATTGCCATAAAAAAGGTGATATTTATTTTGGTGAACATGAAGGTTATTATTGTATTAAATGCGAAGGATTTTTAACAAGTAACGAGCGGGATGAAAATAATCATTGCCTTATTCATAAAAGACCAACAGAACTTCGTAAAGAAAAAAATTATTTTTTTAGAACTTCAAAGTATCGTGAACAGTTGAAAGAATTCATTGCGCAAGGAAAAATTACGCAGCAAGAGCGGTATATCAATGAATTATTAGCTATGCTGAATAGTTTAGAGGGAGATCTCAGTATTTCGCGACCTAAATCGCGTTTAAATTGGGGAGTCGAATTGCCATTTGATTCTGAGCATGTTGCTTATGTTTGGTTCGATGCACTTCCTAATTATGTTACGGGAATTGGTGGATTAGAAGTTGCTCGTAGCAGTCAATATTGGAAAAATGCGCATCATATTTTAGGTAAAGATATATTAAAGTTTCACGGCATTTTCTGGCCTGCTATGTGTTTATCATTAGATATTCCGTTACCTAAGCTTCTAATTACGGGCTGGCTATTAAAAGATTCACATAAAATGTCTAAGAGTTTAGGTAATATTGTTTCTGTCGATCAAATATTACATTATGGCAAAGATATGTTTGTGAACTATGTTTTTAGAGCAACAAATCCGGGTGATGATATAGATATTTCCTGGAAATCATATTTTGAACGTTATAATTCTGATTTAGCAAATGGAATCGGTAATTTATTATCGAGAACTCTTGCCATGATTGAAAAATATTTTTCAAAAGAAATTCCTAAATTTTCTTCGGAATATCTTCTTCAAGAGCAAAAAGATATTGAAGAAGCTTGTAAAAATGCAGTATTTAATGTAACAAGAGCCTTCGATGATTTTAAAATTGCAGATGCCATAAATGAAATTTGGAATCTTGTTTCGTTAGCTGATAAGCATATTGCTTCTCAAAAACCATGGGATATTGCTAAAAATTCAGATGCTGAGAGTCTAGCAAAATTAGCAAATATTCTTGCGACAAGTGTCGGTGTATTAAGAGTTGTAGGTTATTTATCTTATTCCTTTTTTCCGCAAAAAATGAATGAATTACTGACAAGTATAGGCGAAGATACAACACAAATGAATCAAAGCTTTTTAAAAGCACAGGAATTTTTTGCTATTCATTTTGGTTACGTATTTGAAGAAATACCAAAATTATTTGCTCGTGTCGATATTGCTGCAGAGCTTGAAATTGTAGAACCTAAAAAGAAGCTTGAGACAAAAAAAATAGAAAATAAATCTGAAGAAAAGCCTTCTAAAAAATTAGATAAGGAAGTCAAAAAACAAATGGATTCTGAAGTTAAAAATCCAAATTCACCCATCACAATTCAAGATTTTTCAAAAGTTGAAATGCGTGTGGGTACGGTATTGAGTGCCGAATTTGTAGAAGGTTCTGATAAATTATTAAAATTAATTGTTTCCTTAGGAGAACTTGGAGAAAGACAAATATTTTCTGGTATTCGGGAATGGGTAAAACCCGAAGAAATCGTAAATTACAAAGTTATTATTGTTTGTAATCTTGCACCAAGAAAAATGAGATTTGGCGTAAGTGAAGGAATGATGCTCTCATCAGAAACAGTTGATGGTAAAGTAAGCCCTATTTTACTTCCCGAATACCTCAAAGAAGGTTCTGTATTAAGTTAA
- the rpoZ gene encoding DNA-directed RNA polymerase subunit omega encodes MARISVQDCLDQIPNRFAVVMLAARRMRQLQKGSDALVECKNKEAVTALREIAAGKVGIKNAEIVPGLHLPNKVK; translated from the coding sequence ATGGCTCGTATTTCAGTTCAAGATTGCCTCGATCAAATCCCTAACCGCTTTGCAGTTGTTATGCTTGCGGCACGTCGTATGCGTCAACTTCAAAAAGGAAGTGATGCTCTCGTTGAATGTAAAAATAAAGAAGCGGTAACAGCTCTTCGTGAAATTGCCGCTGGAAAAGTGGGAATTAAAAATGCAGAAATTGTGCCTGGATTGCATTTACCAAATAAGGTCAAGTGA
- a CDS encoding ABC transporter substrate-binding protein, translating to MTIRLTSKRLLITAISIGLIAYIIYLSTSSGSGKNGDKNPKNILTIAFDSKIQSGDPRLIGSDANSQYIENLRFLPLISFDEEGNTLYMLADEVKILSNKSWKISLKKGVKFNNGKEIDAYDAEATYLQILSPQTDFPPSPRKGAFSNVSVFKATSKYEILIELKTPDTSFLTNLTIGILPKDAALSSPPNVVDSKGYESGPFLLKSASASNWLLVRNENYNFSTKAKMEQVDFKIITDSGTRYSALVRGDIDIAQNAIDPDKISLLQKTKSDIFNILSGPKLSTTYLAFNFRDPVFSNLKVRQAIAYAIDRKSLLQFRLQDQGILASSMFPPNHYYFDSNIPELPFNTQRAKTLLKESGITDPISFSIKVSNSNKSTVEVAKAIAANLADVGFIPTVEMLENSVFLDQVKRGVAKVWISPWVGFKDPDHLRFVFASSMVPPAGGNRGAFSSASVDELLQEGREEVKPEKRKVIYDQAQELLAGEMPYVYLWHSLNVAVVAKNVEGYKLYSDGRYWSIINVTKK from the coding sequence ATGACAATACGTTTAACTAGCAAAAGACTCTTAATTACAGCAATATCAATTGGTTTGATAGCTTATATCATCTATCTTTCGACAAGCTCGGGCTCAGGAAAAAACGGGGACAAAAACCCCAAAAACATTCTAACCATCGCTTTTGATTCAAAAATTCAGTCAGGAGATCCCCGCCTCATTGGCTCCGACGCCAATAGTCAGTACATCGAAAATTTAAGGTTTCTACCCCTTATCAGCTTTGATGAAGAGGGCAATACTCTTTATATGCTTGCTGATGAAGTAAAAATTCTTTCTAATAAATCTTGGAAAATATCCTTAAAAAAAGGCGTAAAATTTAATAACGGAAAAGAAATAGATGCTTATGATGCCGAAGCAACATATCTACAAATTCTTTCCCCGCAAACCGACTTTCCCCCAAGCCCCCGAAAAGGGGCCTTCAGCAACGTCTCTGTATTCAAAGCTACATCTAAATATGAGATTTTAATTGAACTCAAAACACCTGATACTTCTTTTTTAACAAATCTAACCATTGGAATTCTGCCCAAAGATGCGGCTCTCAGTAGCCCGCCCAACGTAGTCGATAGTAAAGGCTATGAAAGCGGACCTTTCCTATTAAAATCAGCAAGTGCTTCAAATTGGCTCTTGGTACGCAATGAAAACTACAATTTTTCAACCAAAGCAAAGATGGAACAGGTTGATTTTAAAATTATAACTGACAGCGGCACACGTTATTCTGCTCTCGTCCGAGGCGATATCGACATTGCGCAAAACGCCATCGATCCCGATAAAATCTCACTCTTACAAAAAACAAAAAGTGATATTTTTAATATTTTATCGGGCCCCAAACTCTCAACAACCTATTTGGCATTTAACTTTAGAGATCCTGTTTTTAGCAACTTGAAAGTTAGACAGGCCATTGCCTACGCGATTGATAGAAAAAGTCTGTTGCAATTCCGTTTGCAGGATCAAGGAATTCTAGCCTCAAGCATGTTCCCACCCAATCACTATTATTTTGATAGCAATATCCCAGAACTGCCATTTAATACGCAACGAGCGAAGACATTGCTGAAAGAATCGGGCATTACCGATCCTATTTCTTTTTCTATTAAAGTTTCCAATAGCAACAAGTCCACGGTTGAAGTCGCTAAAGCCATTGCAGCCAATCTTGCCGATGTGGGTTTTATTCCCACAGTAGAGATGCTTGAAAATAGTGTATTTCTTGATCAGGTAAAAAGAGGCGTAGCGAAAGTTTGGATTTCTCCTTGGGTCGGATTTAAAGATCCCGATCACCTCCGCTTTGTCTTTGCCAGCTCCATGGTGCCTCCTGCAGGAGGAAATCGAGGTGCCTTTTCAAGCGCTTCTGTGGATGAATTACTCCAAGAAGGCCGTGAAGAAGTCAAACCCGAAAAAAGAAAAGTGATTTATGATCAAGCTCAGGAGCTTTTGGCCGGAGAAATGCCCTATGTTTATTTATGGCATAGTTTAAATGTTGCTGTAGTAGCTAAAAATGTTGAAGGTTACAAACTTTATTCTGATGGAAGATACTGGTCCATAATTAACGTAACAAAAAAATAA
- a CDS encoding ABC transporter permease, with product MLKVISQRFLQLIAVLWGVSTIVFFLQRMIPGSPADTVLGVDASDINKIEWLTKYGFNEPIWKQYIHFMTQLCQGDFGKSYAGYLSVTDIILPRLWETIQLATVAFIFSILFATFIGIISAAHAGKFTDKASAIFSLLAISAPSFIIGPILMWIFAVKFNIFPLMGNEGFNSFILPSVTLGASLAAFSSRMIRSGIVDVLQEDYIRTAKSKGLSQFTILTKHALRNALLPTLTVLGMQLGVLLSGTVITEQIFNWPGLGSLVVEAVQQREYNIVSGCVIIMATIYVTCNLLVDILYRVFDPRVRLS from the coding sequence ATGCTTAAAGTTATTTCTCAACGCTTTTTGCAATTAATTGCTGTGCTTTGGGGTGTTTCCACAATCGTTTTTTTCTTGCAACGCATGATACCTGGAAGTCCTGCAGATACGGTTTTAGGCGTCGATGCTTCAGATATTAATAAAATAGAATGGCTTACAAAATATGGATTTAATGAACCTATTTGGAAACAATACATTCATTTTATGACTCAATTATGCCAAGGTGATTTTGGCAAAAGTTATGCAGGCTATTTATCGGTAACAGATATTATTTTACCACGATTATGGGAAACAATCCAACTCGCCACTGTTGCTTTTATTTTTTCTATTTTATTTGCGACATTTATCGGAATTATCAGTGCTGCTCATGCAGGAAAGTTTACCGATAAAGCATCTGCCATTTTTTCATTATTAGCCATTTCCGCTCCCAGTTTTATAATTGGACCTATTTTAATGTGGATATTTGCCGTTAAATTTAATATTTTTCCCTTAATGGGAAACGAAGGCTTTAATTCATTTATTTTACCGTCCGTTACCTTAGGAGCCTCGCTTGCTGCCTTTTCAAGCCGCATGATCCGCAGTGGCATTGTCGATGTTTTGCAAGAAGATTATATTCGAACAGCAAAAAGCAAGGGGCTCAGCCAATTCACAATTTTAACGAAACATGCTCTACGCAATGCTCTTTTACCAACATTAACTGTCTTAGGAATGCAACTGGGCGTATTATTAAGCGGTACGGTCATTACAGAACAGATTTTTAATTGGCCCGGATTAGGCAGTCTTGTCGTTGAAGCTGTTCAACAACGGGAATATAATATTGTCTCAGGATGTGTTATTATCATGGCCACAATTTATGTCACCTGTAACCTTTTGGTAGATATTTTATACCGGGTCTTCGATCCGAGGGTGCGTTTATCATGA
- a CDS encoding ABC transporter permease, producing the protein MKKITYRFFKIAGRDNITIVSGCILLFWIIIAIIPLIIPVFSHIPIHLQQRLHSPSLQNWLGVDGNGQSVTLLIMNGASTSLIVSLFTVAMSLLVGIPLGAIAGYFGGKVDIFISRFIDILLAFPPLVLPIAIMAFFGGGLINVVVALSITGWVSYARVVRGQFLSFKEREFVVAAKSLGASNSRMMFKHIFPNTISPLAVQATFSLASVIIAEAGLSFLGLGVSQGHVSWGGLLNSARDYLTTNPTLAFFPALALFTIVASLNFIGEALRLTFDPKSIGAGRI; encoded by the coding sequence ATGAAGAAAATAACATATCGATTTTTTAAAATAGCAGGTCGTGATAATATTACCATTGTATCAGGATGTATTCTCCTTTTTTGGATTATTATTGCAATTATCCCTCTCATTATTCCGGTTTTTTCCCATATCCCCATTCATCTACAACAAAGACTACATAGTCCTTCTTTACAAAATTGGCTCGGCGTCGATGGCAATGGCCAAAGCGTGACTCTTCTCATTATGAATGGCGCTTCCACATCTCTTATTGTCAGCTTGTTCACAGTTGCCATGAGTCTTTTAGTAGGAATTCCTCTCGGCGCCATTGCGGGGTATTTTGGTGGGAAAGTGGATATTTTTATTTCGCGATTTATCGACATCCTGCTTGCCTTTCCCCCACTCGTTCTGCCCATTGCCATCATGGCTTTTTTTGGAGGAGGATTGATAAATGTCGTCGTTGCACTGAGTATTACAGGATGGGTGAGCTATGCACGGGTTGTACGCGGCCAATTTTTATCATTTAAAGAACGAGAATTTGTTGTGGCAGCTAAATCTCTCGGCGCTTCAAACAGCAGAATGATGTTTAAACATATTTTTCCTAATACAATTTCTCCTCTGGCTGTTCAAGCTACATTCTCTCTTGCCTCTGTCATTATTGCTGAAGCTGGATTGAGTTTCTTAGGCTTAGGCGTCAGCCAAGGGCACGTCAGTTGGGGCGGATTGCTCAATTCCGCACGTGATTATCTTACAACGAATCCAACACTTGCTTTTTTTCCCGCCTTGGCATTATTTACAATTGTAGCAAGCTTAAACTTTATTGGAGAAGCTTTGAGGCTGACATTTGATCCCAAAAGTATTGGTGCCGGCAGAATTTAA
- a CDS encoding DUF6165 family protein, translating into MTEIHTPISIGELLDKITILEIKSSRISDPSKLMNIKKELKLLSDVCQKNNINLNDSLISELKKYNESLWDIEDKIRDKERAKQFDEEFIGLARAVYFTNDKRADVKKQINMKSGSALVEEKSYNPY; encoded by the coding sequence ATGACAGAAATACATACACCAATATCTATTGGAGAACTTCTTGATAAAATAACAATTCTTGAAATAAAATCTTCACGGATTTCAGACCCAAGCAAACTCATGAATATTAAAAAAGAGTTAAAACTCTTGTCTGATGTCTGTCAAAAAAATAATATTAATTTAAACGACAGTTTGATAAGTGAACTAAAAAAATATAATGAATCTCTTTGGGATATTGAAGACAAAATTAGAGATAAAGAACGCGCAAAACAATTCGATGAAGAATTTATTGGCCTTGCACGTGCCGTCTATTTTACAAACGATAAAAGAGCTGACGTAAAAAAACAAATAAATATGAAATCGGGAAGTGCCCTTGTTGAAGAAAAAAGTTATAATCCTTATTAA
- the metE gene encoding 5-methyltetrahydropteroyltriglutamate--homocysteine S-methyltransferase yields MINSCTHILGFPRIGKKRELKKALESYWKLEITQKQLLEVGKKICEENWKIQSESNLSFITVGDFSWYDHVLETSALLGVIPKRFLESDNKINIDTLFCMARGQSLNKKEHAACEMTKWFNTNYHYIVPEFSKNQNFQLTYNYFFEQIDHALSFNYKIKPVLLGPLTYLWLGKTKGDEFNKLNLIENLIPIYNEIFRKLKDNKIEWLQLDEPILALDLPNEWIKKFKFTYDNLNFHDIKILTTTYFGSISENINIINNLPVHGLHVDLCSAPQQIHSLIKNFDNQKTLSAGVVNGRNIWKSDYNKIIDQLNILKQSFSKNLWIGSSCSLIHSPVDLESEQKLDPEIKNWLSFAKQKTIEIKSIEIIFNKKNGYEKNLQQNKFDIQSRLISKKVINPSVKKRISDINPKFYHRDSNYEERSIKQKNLFHLPLFPTTTIGSFPQTQNIRELRKKLKEGSISNELYTQQIKEHIKECITIQENLELDVLVHGEAERNDMVEYFAEFMNGFIFTSQGWVQSYGSRCVKPPIIYGDVFRAKAITVEWAKYSQSLTNKPVKGMLTGPVTILSWSFVRDDQPTKETALQISLALRDEVLDLEKAGIKIIQIDEPAFREALPLQKKDWEEYLSWSVKCFKIASCGVEDSTQIHTHMCYSEFNDIIHAIANLDADVITLECSRSNMELLQAFENFSYPNEIGPGIYDIHSPLIPNTNFIVMQLEKALQFIPKERLWINPDCGLKTRNWPEVSKALKNMTEAAKNLRRQFYNNSNHF; encoded by the coding sequence ATGATAAATTCATGCACTCATATTCTTGGATTTCCGCGAATAGGAAAGAAACGTGAACTTAAAAAAGCTCTTGAATCCTATTGGAAATTAGAAATAACTCAAAAACAACTATTAGAAGTAGGAAAAAAAATATGCGAGGAAAATTGGAAAATCCAAAGTGAATCTAATCTTAGCTTTATAACGGTAGGTGATTTTTCATGGTACGATCATGTGCTAGAGACAAGCGCGTTGCTTGGCGTGATTCCCAAAAGATTTTTAGAAAGTGATAATAAAATAAATATAGACACACTTTTTTGCATGGCACGTGGTCAATCTCTCAATAAAAAAGAACATGCTGCGTGTGAAATGACAAAATGGTTTAATACAAATTATCATTATATTGTTCCTGAGTTTAGTAAAAATCAAAATTTTCAGTTAACCTACAACTATTTTTTTGAACAGATCGATCATGCCTTATCATTTAATTATAAAATCAAACCTGTTCTATTAGGACCATTGACTTATCTATGGCTAGGAAAAACAAAAGGTGATGAATTTAATAAACTGAATCTCATTGAGAATTTAATACCAATATATAATGAAATATTTAGAAAATTAAAGGATAATAAAATAGAATGGCTGCAATTAGATGAACCTATTTTAGCTCTCGATTTACCAAATGAATGGATAAAAAAATTTAAATTTACATATGACAATTTAAATTTTCATGACATAAAAATATTAACGACAACATATTTCGGCTCAATAAGCGAAAATATAAACATCATTAATAATTTACCTGTGCATGGATTGCACGTCGATTTGTGCTCTGCTCCTCAGCAAATACACTCCCTCATTAAAAATTTTGACAATCAAAAAACATTGTCCGCAGGTGTCGTAAATGGAAGAAATATTTGGAAGTCTGATTATAATAAAATTATCGACCAATTAAATATTCTAAAACAAAGTTTCTCCAAAAATTTATGGATAGGAAGCAGTTGTTCCTTAATACACTCACCGGTGGATTTAGAGAGCGAACAAAAGTTGGATCCTGAAATAAAAAATTGGCTTTCTTTCGCAAAACAAAAAACAATTGAAATTAAATCAATAGAAATTATTTTTAATAAAAAAAATGGATATGAGAAAAATTTGCAACAAAATAAATTTGATATTCAATCACGTCTCATCTCTAAAAAAGTGATAAATCCATCTGTAAAAAAGAGAATTTCGGATATCAATCCAAAATTTTATCATCGCGATAGCAATTATGAAGAACGTTCCATAAAGCAAAAAAATCTATTTCATCTTCCTTTATTTCCAACAACAACCATTGGATCATTTCCGCAAACTCAAAATATCCGAGAACTTCGTAAAAAATTAAAAGAGGGATCAATTTCAAATGAATTATATACTCAACAAATTAAAGAGCACATAAAAGAATGTATCACGATACAAGAGAATTTAGAACTTGATGTCCTCGTCCATGGGGAAGCAGAAAGAAATGATATGGTCGAATATTTTGCTGAATTTATGAATGGTTTTATCTTTACAAGTCAGGGTTGGGTGCAAAGTTACGGCTCACGCTGCGTTAAACCGCCAATTATATATGGAGATGTTTTTAGAGCAAAAGCTATTACGGTAGAATGGGCAAAATATTCACAATCGTTAACAAATAAGCCTGTAAAGGGCATGCTCACAGGCCCCGTAACAATACTCTCATGGTCCTTTGTCAGAGATGATCAACCAACTAAAGAAACAGCGCTGCAAATTTCCTTAGCTCTGCGCGATGAAGTTCTCGACTTAGAAAAAGCAGGAATTAAAATAATTCAAATTGACGAACCCGCTTTCCGAGAAGCTCTTCCCTTACAAAAAAAAGATTGGGAAGAATATTTATCTTGGTCTGTTAAATGCTTTAAAATAGCTTCTTGCGGTGTTGAAGATAGCACTCAAATTCATACACATATGTGCTATTCTGAATTTAACGATATTATTCATGCCATTGCTAATCTCGATGCCGATGTGATTACATTAGAATGCTCTCGCTCCAATATGGAATTATTACAAGCCTTCGAAAATTTTTCCTACCCAAATGAAATCGGTCCTGGAATTTACGACATCCATTCTCCCCTCATTCCAAATACAAATTTTATAGTTATGCAATTGGAAAAAGCATTGCAATTTATTCCGAAAGAACGTTTATGGATTAATCCTGATTGTGGTTTAAAAACTCGGAATTGGCCTGAGGTGAGCAAGGCTTTAAAAAATATGACTGAAGCTGCTAAAAATTTAAGAAGGCAATTCTATAATAATTCAAATCATTTTTAA
- the choX gene encoding choline ABC transporter substrate-binding protein gives MHRLSVLFSVFFSVLSLKVFAAVDCKKIRFSNVGWTDVTASTAIASEILNSLGYETKSTELSVPMTFASLKNKDIDVFLGNWMPTMTADIRPYQLQGSIETVGTILRGAKYTLAVPSYVYDAGVKTFSDLNKFKDKFQGKIYGIESGNDGNRHILDIIKENAFNLNDWKLIESSEQAMLMEVIQATKRNKWIVFLGWEPHPMNKLIKMQYLDGGDKYFGPHDGESTVYINTRKGYSTECPNVIHFFKNFNLTVEDENQMMDMILARKMEPTKAAQKWLKENVPKVEKWLIDVKLSNGTPVKIDELKNKFASLSP, from the coding sequence ATGCATCGACTCTCTGTATTATTTTCAGTGTTTTTTAGCGTACTTTCATTGAAAGTATTTGCTGCAGTAGATTGCAAAAAAATCCGATTTTCAAATGTAGGCTGGACAGATGTGACAGCCTCAACAGCAATTGCTTCTGAAATTTTAAATTCACTTGGCTACGAAACTAAGTCTACAGAACTTTCCGTCCCCATGACATTTGCAAGTCTTAAAAATAAAGATATCGATGTTTTTCTTGGCAATTGGATGCCCACAATGACGGCAGATATCCGACCTTATCAATTACAAGGTTCAATAGAAACAGTAGGTACAATTTTAAGAGGTGCGAAATATACTCTTGCTGTGCCTAGTTACGTTTATGATGCCGGAGTCAAAACATTTTCTGATTTAAATAAATTTAAAGATAAATTTCAAGGAAAAATATATGGAATTGAATCGGGAAATGATGGGAATCGACACATATTGGATATTATCAAAGAAAATGCTTTTAACTTAAATGATTGGAAACTTATTGAGTCAAGCGAACAAGCCATGTTAATGGAAGTTATTCAAGCAACTAAAAGAAATAAATGGATAGTTTTTTTAGGATGGGAACCACATCCGATGAATAAATTAATAAAAATGCAATATCTCGATGGCGGTGACAAGTACTTTGGCCCCCATGATGGTGAGTCTACAGTCTACATCAATACTCGAAAAGGATATTCAACCGAATGTCCCAATGTAATTCATTTCTTTAAAAATTTTAATTTAACAGTCGAAGATGAAAATCAAATGATGGATATGATTCTCGCTCGAAAAATGGAACCCACTAAAGCAGCACAAAAGTGGTTAAAAGAAAATGTTCCAAAAGTTGAAAAATGGCTAATTGATGTAAAACTCAGTAATGGAACACCTGTAAAAATTGATGAATTAAAAAATAAATTTGCTTCTTTATCCCCATAA